The Apis cerana isolate GH-2021 linkage group LG12, AcerK_1.0, whole genome shotgun sequence genome window below encodes:
- the LOC107998953 gene encoding protein lin-54 homolog isoform X2, whose product MSVNKGQNARALVEPLALDSRTLGDGDLSALSLSHNNEQYSSNDFEAFANIQAELECMNAEEVMTTDEEHIIIERNIQTETIVPDVEMTEVSGQAQEEHIIYTTANQNNQNIVFQTKPTLQRLPASTVQVKSNAGQVTQSQSIMIVSPAGGQGTSQILKISHPSTASHGQLQSLAQTLITAKSADGNIVQLRSAQPSKPVMATSHSGNITLGNVQNVKTAQSAIKRTAQSTSQNRNVYTKMILTGNQAQSGQVLITSSQNENQQTQAIKFLNNSVSSQDVTSPTKTITLAQAQQMGLLSTNKVPHILPSSPQKQGIIVNKLVQSSSSQPSKMTIVPSNTIKSPTKILPAPTMNTQIKSSTISNQQSFSSSNKSSVQQSPQKVIIRQSSLKPGTVLGSGQVIRIPANQNIVTGSNQVHQIQMPGRQVQYVRLVSTPSSGTTNVVTVGKTKSQTTLQTVGVGQKIGAQQQIVKVVPLNTSNQSLRTVAPKATLTGSGQRLLIPATATVANQSKNAVAIPASALSQLASGQAVLSTNSNVGNIVVLPAQYIQQQSADDVKLKTQQTTTNLLSNSQNLQSSTGTLSVGSVIESKSSQRSYTSVEPNGIRPRKPCNCTKSQCLKLYCDCFANGEFCHMCNCNNCSNNLGNEEERQRAIKSCLERNPNAFRPKIGKGRETGDDIRRHNKGCNCKRSGCLKNYCECYEAKIPCSANCKCIGCRNVEEPNLEKKSLKDLGETAEVRTAQLTLNKTKLQLSEMAFRPPATSNTGARQPFNFLTDKVVEITCQCLMAQADEAERNMFDDETSQRLIIEEFGRCLKEIIESAHKAEAT is encoded by the exons ATGTCTGTAAATAAAGGGCAAAATGCTAGAGCATTGGTTGAACCATTAGCTCTTGATTCACGTACTCTTGGTGATGGAGATTTAAGTGCACTAAGTTTATCGCATAATAATGAACAATATTCATCAAATGACTTTGAAGCATTTGCAAATATTCAGGCTGAATTAGAATGTATGAATGCTGAAGAAGTTATGACAACAGATGAAGagcatataataattgaacgtAATATTCAGACTGAAACCATTGTACCTGATGTGGAAATGACTGAAGTTTCTGGGCAAGCTCAAGAagaacatattatttatacaacagcaaatcaaaataatcaaaatattgtatttcaaaCAAAACCAACATTACAAAGGCTTCCTGCATCCACAGTAcag gTAAAATCAAATGCTGGTCAAGTGACACAAAGTCAGTCTATTATGATAGTGTCTCCTGCTGGTGGTCAAGGTACTagccaaattttaaaaatttcccatCCATCAACAGCATCACATGGTCAATTACAATCATTAGCTCAGACTCTCATAACAGCAAAATCTGCTGATGGTAATATAGTTCAGTTAAGATCTGCACAACCTAGTAAACCGGTAATGGCAACTAGTCATTCAGGAAATATCACATTAGGTAATGTTCAAAATGTAAAAACAGCTCAATCAGCTATAAAACGGACTGCACAGAGTACTTCTCAAAATCGAAAT gtgtatacaaaaatgatattaactgGAAATCAAGCTCAATCAGGCCAAGTTCTTATAACAAGTTCTCAGAATGAAAATCAACAAACGcaagcaataaaatttttaaataatagtgtATCAAGCCAAGATGTTACAAGTCCAACAAAAACTATAACATTAGCACAAGCACAACAAATGGGATTACTTTCCACTAATAAAGTCCCACATATTTTACCCTCTTCACCACAGAAACAA ggaataattgtaaataaattagtgCAATCATCAAGTTCTCAACCTTCTAAAATGACTATAGTTCCaagtaatacaataaaatcacCTACAAAAATATTACCAGCTCCTACAATGAATACACAAATTAAATCTTCAACAATTTCAAATCAGCagtcattttcttcttctaataaATCATCTGTGCAACAAAGTCCTCAAAAAGTGATTATAAGACAG agtTCTTTAAAACCTGGAACTGTTCTTGGAAGTGGACAAGTTATTAGAATACCTGctaatcaaaatattgtaacTGGATCTAATCAAGTACATCAGATACAGATGCCTGGAAgacaa GTGCAATATGTAAGATTAGTTAGTACTCCATCATCGGGAACTACGAATGTTGTTACTGTAGGTAAAACAAAATCACAAACAACTTTACAAACAGTTGGAGTTGGTCAAAAAATAGGAGCTCAACAACAAATTGTTAAg GTAGTTCCATTAAATACTAGTAATCAATCATTAAGAACAGTTGCGCCTAAAGCAACATTAACAGGAAGTGGTCAAAGGTTATTAATTCCGGCAACTGCAACAGTAGCTAATCAATCTAAAAATGCAGTTGCTATTCCGGCATCTGCTTTAAGTCAATTAGCATCTGGACAAGCAGTTCTTTCAACTAATTCAAATGTAGGAAATATTGTAGTGTTACCAGCTCAATATATTCAACAACAg TCAGCGGATGacgtaaaattgaaaactcAGCAAACAACAAccaatttattaagtaattcaCAAAATTTACAGAGTTCAACAGGAACTTTATCTGTAGGATCTGTTATAGAAAGTAAAAGTTCTCAAAGATCATATACTAGTGTTGAACCAAATGGTATTAGACCAAGAAAACCATGTAATTGTACTAAATCACAATGTCTTAAATT ATATTGCGATTGTTTTGCGAATGGAGAATTTTGTCATATGTGTAACTGTAATAATTGTTCTAATAATCTtggaaatgaagaagaaagacaACGTGCTATTAAGTCGTGTTTGGAACGTAATCCAAATGCTTTTCGTCCAAAAATTGGCAAGGGTCGTGAAACTGGCGATGATATACGTAGACATAACAAAGGTTGTAATTGTAAACGAAGtggatgtttaaaaaattattgtgaatGTTATGAG gCTAAGATTCCATGCTCTGCTAATTGTAAATGTATAGGATGTCGTAATGTAGAAGAACCAAATCTAgagaaaaaatctttaaaagatCTAGGTGAAACAGCTGAAGTAAGAACTGCACAACTTACACTAAACAAgacaaaattacaattatcagAAATGGCTTTCAGACCTCCTGCAACGTCGAATACGGGTGCaag gcaaccttttaattttttaactgatAAAGTAGTAGAAATAACATGCCAGTGTTTAATGGCACAAGCTGATGAAGCAGAACGTAATATGTTTGATGATGAAACATCACAAAGACTTATAATTGAAGAATTCGGTCGCTGCCTTAAGGAAATTATAGAATCTGCACATAAAGCTGAAGCTACCTAG
- the LOC107998953 gene encoding protein lin-54 homolog isoform X1, protein MSVNKGQNARALVEPLALDSRTLGDGDLSALSLSHNNEQYSSNDFEAFANIQAELECMNAEEVMTTDEEHIIIERNIQTETIVPDVEMTEVSGQAQEEHIIYTTANQNNQNIVFQTKPTLQRLPASTVQVKSNAGQVTQSQSIMIVSPAGGQGTSQILKISHPSTASHGQLQSLAQTLITAKSADGNIVQLRSAQPSKPVMATSHSGNITLGNVQNVKTAQSAIKRTAQSTSQNRNVYTKMILTGNQAQSGQVLITSSQNENQQTQAIKFLNNSVSSQDVTSPTKTITLAQAQQMGLLSTNKVPHILPSSPQKQVSIKKKGIIVNKLVQSSSSQPSKMTIVPSNTIKSPTKILPAPTMNTQIKSSTISNQQSFSSSNKSSVQQSPQKVIIRQSSLKPGTVLGSGQVIRIPANQNIVTGSNQVHQIQMPGRQVQYVRLVSTPSSGTTNVVTVGKTKSQTTLQTVGVGQKIGAQQQIVKVVPLNTSNQSLRTVAPKATLTGSGQRLLIPATATVANQSKNAVAIPASALSQLASGQAVLSTNSNVGNIVVLPAQYIQQQSADDVKLKTQQTTTNLLSNSQNLQSSTGTLSVGSVIESKSSQRSYTSVEPNGIRPRKPCNCTKSQCLKLYCDCFANGEFCHMCNCNNCSNNLGNEEERQRAIKSCLERNPNAFRPKIGKGRETGDDIRRHNKGCNCKRSGCLKNYCECYEAKIPCSANCKCIGCRNVEEPNLEKKSLKDLGETAEVRTAQLTLNKTKLQLSEMAFRPPATSNTGARQPFNFLTDKVVEITCQCLMAQADEAERNMFDDETSQRLIIEEFGRCLKEIIESAHKAEAT, encoded by the exons ATGTCTGTAAATAAAGGGCAAAATGCTAGAGCATTGGTTGAACCATTAGCTCTTGATTCACGTACTCTTGGTGATGGAGATTTAAGTGCACTAAGTTTATCGCATAATAATGAACAATATTCATCAAATGACTTTGAAGCATTTGCAAATATTCAGGCTGAATTAGAATGTATGAATGCTGAAGAAGTTATGACAACAGATGAAGagcatataataattgaacgtAATATTCAGACTGAAACCATTGTACCTGATGTGGAAATGACTGAAGTTTCTGGGCAAGCTCAAGAagaacatattatttatacaacagcaaatcaaaataatcaaaatattgtatttcaaaCAAAACCAACATTACAAAGGCTTCCTGCATCCACAGTAcag gTAAAATCAAATGCTGGTCAAGTGACACAAAGTCAGTCTATTATGATAGTGTCTCCTGCTGGTGGTCAAGGTACTagccaaattttaaaaatttcccatCCATCAACAGCATCACATGGTCAATTACAATCATTAGCTCAGACTCTCATAACAGCAAAATCTGCTGATGGTAATATAGTTCAGTTAAGATCTGCACAACCTAGTAAACCGGTAATGGCAACTAGTCATTCAGGAAATATCACATTAGGTAATGTTCAAAATGTAAAAACAGCTCAATCAGCTATAAAACGGACTGCACAGAGTACTTCTCAAAATCGAAAT gtgtatacaaaaatgatattaactgGAAATCAAGCTCAATCAGGCCAAGTTCTTATAACAAGTTCTCAGAATGAAAATCAACAAACGcaagcaataaaatttttaaataatagtgtATCAAGCCAAGATGTTACAAGTCCAACAAAAACTATAACATTAGCACAAGCACAACAAATGGGATTACTTTCCACTAATAAAGTCCCACATATTTTACCCTCTTCACCACAGAAACAAgtgagtattaaaaaaaaa ggaataattgtaaataaattagtgCAATCATCAAGTTCTCAACCTTCTAAAATGACTATAGTTCCaagtaatacaataaaatcacCTACAAAAATATTACCAGCTCCTACAATGAATACACAAATTAAATCTTCAACAATTTCAAATCAGCagtcattttcttcttctaataaATCATCTGTGCAACAAAGTCCTCAAAAAGTGATTATAAGACAG agtTCTTTAAAACCTGGAACTGTTCTTGGAAGTGGACAAGTTATTAGAATACCTGctaatcaaaatattgtaacTGGATCTAATCAAGTACATCAGATACAGATGCCTGGAAgacaa GTGCAATATGTAAGATTAGTTAGTACTCCATCATCGGGAACTACGAATGTTGTTACTGTAGGTAAAACAAAATCACAAACAACTTTACAAACAGTTGGAGTTGGTCAAAAAATAGGAGCTCAACAACAAATTGTTAAg GTAGTTCCATTAAATACTAGTAATCAATCATTAAGAACAGTTGCGCCTAAAGCAACATTAACAGGAAGTGGTCAAAGGTTATTAATTCCGGCAACTGCAACAGTAGCTAATCAATCTAAAAATGCAGTTGCTATTCCGGCATCTGCTTTAAGTCAATTAGCATCTGGACAAGCAGTTCTTTCAACTAATTCAAATGTAGGAAATATTGTAGTGTTACCAGCTCAATATATTCAACAACAg TCAGCGGATGacgtaaaattgaaaactcAGCAAACAACAAccaatttattaagtaattcaCAAAATTTACAGAGTTCAACAGGAACTTTATCTGTAGGATCTGTTATAGAAAGTAAAAGTTCTCAAAGATCATATACTAGTGTTGAACCAAATGGTATTAGACCAAGAAAACCATGTAATTGTACTAAATCACAATGTCTTAAATT ATATTGCGATTGTTTTGCGAATGGAGAATTTTGTCATATGTGTAACTGTAATAATTGTTCTAATAATCTtggaaatgaagaagaaagacaACGTGCTATTAAGTCGTGTTTGGAACGTAATCCAAATGCTTTTCGTCCAAAAATTGGCAAGGGTCGTGAAACTGGCGATGATATACGTAGACATAACAAAGGTTGTAATTGTAAACGAAGtggatgtttaaaaaattattgtgaatGTTATGAG gCTAAGATTCCATGCTCTGCTAATTGTAAATGTATAGGATGTCGTAATGTAGAAGAACCAAATCTAgagaaaaaatctttaaaagatCTAGGTGAAACAGCTGAAGTAAGAACTGCACAACTTACACTAAACAAgacaaaattacaattatcagAAATGGCTTTCAGACCTCCTGCAACGTCGAATACGGGTGCaag gcaaccttttaattttttaactgatAAAGTAGTAGAAATAACATGCCAGTGTTTAATGGCACAAGCTGATGAAGCAGAACGTAATATGTTTGATGATGAAACATCACAAAGACTTATAATTGAAGAATTCGGTCGCTGCCTTAAGGAAATTATAGAATCTGCACATAAAGCTGAAGCTACCTAG
- the LOC107998954 gene encoding COP9 signalosome complex subunit 4 — protein MHKIDIVAQKSFLVIRAEKMVVTAASVRQQLANLAYCGGSHKDQAEKYRAILDSILLSSSEEAMDALKIFIEAIVNEYVSLVISRQVLTDVSNRLLLLPDEVSMAISHYTLDKIQPRVISFEEQVASIRQHLAKIYERNQNWREAANVLVGIPLETGQKQYTVDYKLETYLKIARLYLEDDDPVQAEAFINRASLLQAESKNEQLQIYYKVCYARVLDYRRKFIEAAQRYNELSYRSIIHEDERMTALRNALICTVLASAGQQRSRMLATLFKDERCQQLPAYSILEKMYLDRIIRRSELQEFEALLQPHQKASTIDGLGSTILDRAVIEHNLLSASKLYNNITFEELGALLEIPPTKAEKIASQMITEGRMNGYIDQIDSIVHFETRETLPTWDKQIQSLCYQVNQIIEKIAQTEPEWIAKAMEDQMVH, from the exons aTGCACAAAATAGACATAGTAGCGCAAAAGTCATTTTTGGTTATTCGTGCAGAAAAGATGGTGGTGACGGCAGCTTCTGTACGTCAACAGCTCGCAAATTTAGCATATTGCGGAGGTTCTCATAAAGATCAAGCAGAAAA GTATCGAGCAATATTGGATTCAATACTATTGTCATCCAGCGAAGAAGCGATGGATGCTTTGAAGATATTCATTGAAGCAA ttgtaAATGAATATGTAAGTTTGGTCATTTCAAGACAAGTTTTAACAGATGTTAGTAATCGATTATTACTTTTACCTGATGAAGTGTCAATGGCTATTTCACATTATACATTAGATaag attcaACCAAGAGTTATTTCATTTGAGGAACAAGTCGCTAGTATAAGACAACATTtagcaaaaatttatgaacGTAATCAAAATTGGAGAGAAGCAGCTAATGTTTTAGTTGGAATACCATTAGAAACAGGACAAaa GCAATATACAGTTGATTACAAACTTGAAACTTATCTTAAAATTGCAAGATTGTATTTAGAAGATGATGATCCAGTCCAAGCTGAAGCATTTATTAATAGGGCATCTCTTTTACAA gCTGAATCAAAAAATGAACAGTTACAAATTTACTATAAAGTTTGTTATGCAAGAGTATTAgattatagaagaaaatttatagaagcTGCTCAaagatataatgaattatcatATCGATCTATTATACATGAAGATGAACGTATGACTGCACTTAGAAATGCATTAATTTGTACAGTATTAGCTTCCGCAG gtCAACAAAGAAGTCGAATGTTAGCtacattatttaaagatgAGCGCTGTCAGCAACTTCCTGCTTAttcaattcttgaaaaaatgtaTCTAGATCGTATTATTCGACGTTCCGAATTACAAGAATTTGAAGCCTTATTACAACCACATCAGAAAGCAAGTACAATCGATGGATTAGGGTCAACTATTCTTGATCGTGCCGTTATAGAACATAACTTATTATCTGCtagtaaattgtataataatataacttttgaaGAATTGGGTGCTTTGTTGGAAATTCCACCGACAAAAGCAGAAAAAATTGCTAGCCAAATGATCACAGAAGGTCGAATGAATGGTTATATTGATCAAATCGATTCTATTGTACATTTTGAAA caCGCGAAACTTTACCAACGTGGGATAAACAAATACAATCTCTTTGCTATCaagtaaatcaaataatagaaaaaattgctCAAACTGAACCTGAATGGATAGCAAAAGCCATGGAAGATCAGATggtacattaa
- the LOC107998955 gene encoding voltage-dependent anion-selective channel produces the protein MAPPSYNDLGKSARDLFSSGYHFGLIKLDVKTKTKSGVEFSSGGVSNQDTGKVFGSLETKYNIDDYGLKFSEKWNTDNTLATDITFADKLLKGLTLGYGCTFSPQTGTKTGKLKTAYKHDNVSAAADFDLSLSTGPLVNASTVVGYQGWLAGYQACFDTQRNKLTKNNFALGYTASDFTLHAAVNNGCDFSGLIYHKVKPELEGAINLEWNSSNNVTQFGIATKYNLDNDASIRAKVNSNLQVGLGYQQKLRDGVTLTLSTNIDGKNFGSGGHKIGLALDLQA, from the exons atggCCCCACCATCATATAATGATTTAGGCAAAAGTGCTCGAGATTTATTTTCCAGTGGATATCATTTTGgtctaattaaattagatgtaAAAACCAAAACAAAATCAGGTGTAGAATTTTCTAGTGGTGGAGTATCTAATCAAGATACTGGAAAAGTATTTGGTTCTTTAGAAACTAAGTACAATATTGATGATTATGGATTAAAATTTAGTGAAAAATGGAATACTGATAATACCCTTGCTACTGATATTACTTTTGCTGATAAATTGCTCAAAGGTCTTACTCTTGGTTATGGCTGTACTTTTTCTCCACAAACtgg gacAAAAACTGGAAAATTAAAGACAGCTTATAAACATGATAATGTATCTGCAGCTGCTGATTTTGATCTTAGTCTTTCTACTGGTCCTTTGGTAAATGCATCAACTGTTGTAGGATATCAag GTTGGCTAGCTGGTTATCAGGCCTGTTTTGATACGCAAAGAAACAAACTtacaaagaataattttgcaCTTGGATATACTGCTTCAGACTTTACTCTTCATGCAGCAGT gAATAATGGCTGTGACTTTAGTGGCCTCATTTATCATAAAGTAAAACCAGAATTAGAAGGTGCAATTAATTTGGAATGGAATTCAAGTAATAATGTAACACAATTTGGAATTGctacaaaatataatcttgataACGATGCATCTATTAGAGCTAAAGTTAATTCTAATCTTCAAGTTGGTTTGGGATATCAACAAAAATTACGTGAtg gTGTAACTTTGACACTTTCTACAAATATTGATGGAAAGAATTTTGGATCTGGTGGACATAAGATTGGTCTTGCATTAGATCTTCAAGCTTAA
- the LOC107998888 gene encoding SET domain-containing protein SmydA-8-like isoform X1, protein MSQKNLETSSLVGKSSTTYKILQNDKVGRYMVANKELEAGEEIVSEMPFIVGPKAATYPLCLSCYVSWPPTLNEKPLCSKCGWPVCSTECENQPQHKDYECQIFAQANEKFNVQAALEETNENGVPQLECITPLRLLLESEKNPERWKNEVKDMEAHNKIRNQKKQWKSDQINIVEYIRKQLKLERFSEEQIQTVCGILEINTFEVRTAKGFSARAIYPTVALMNHSCISNTCHSISPTDYKIRLRTTLKIPPGGELYGSYTHSLLPTMLRREHLLEGKNFACACARCSDPTELGTHMSSLKCNKCDNGIVLSLDSLDPESSWKCTHCEFSTSGSAVRKVLQIIQMEVDAVEAISGADGADAIQERETVAKKYRSVLHPRHAFLTMLRHSLTQMYGRVEDYLLEDLPDVVLEHKIDMCKLLLQVLDVIEPGYSRIRGMTLYELHAPLLFTAKTQWNAEVIDKAALKSKMIEASKILKEAATILCFEPPDTAEGQIGIVAKESLAQLEDSIKNL, encoded by the exons ATGTCTCAAAAAAACTTg GAAACATCCAGTTTAGTGGGTAAAAGTTCAACAACAtacaaaattcttcaaaatgatAAAGTAGGAAG atatatggTAGCCAACAAGGAGTTAGAGGCAGGTGAAGAAATTGTTTCAGAAATGCCTTTTATAGTGGGACCAAAAGCAGCCACATATCCTTTATGTCTTTCTTGCTATGTATCATGGCCTCCAACATTGAATGAAAAACCTCTTTGTTCGAAATGTGGTTGGCCTGTTTGTTCAACAGAATGCGAGAACCAACCTCAACATAAAGATTATGAATGTCAG ATATTCGCACAAGCCAACGAGAAATTTAATGTACAGGCTGCTTTAGAAGAGACAAATGAAAATGGAGTACCACAATTAGAATGTATAACTCCATTGAGATTACTTTTGGAATCGGAAAAAAATCCAGAAAGATGGAAGAATGAAGTGAAGGACATGGAAgctcataataaaataagaaaccaAAAGAAACAGTGGAAATcagatcaaattaatattgtagaGTATATAAGAAAACAACTTAAATTAGAAag GTTCTCAGAAGAACAAATTCAAACAGTATGCGGAATCTTGGAAATTAATACTTTCGAAGTTCGAACAGCAAAAGGATTTAGCGCGAGAGCAATCTATCCTACAGTGGCTTTAATGAATCACTCGTGTATCTCTAACACTTGTCATAGCATTTCACCAACCGATTACaa AATACGATTGCGTACTACGCTCAAAATTCCTCCGGGTGGAGAACTTTACGGAAGTTATACACATTCGTTACTTCCAACGATGTTGAGAAGAGAACATCTTcttgaaggaaaaaatttcgcTTGTGCATGTGCAAGATGTTCAGATCCAACTGAACTTGGAACGCATATGTCTTCATTAAAATGCAATAAGTGTGATAATGGAATAGTGTTATCTTTGGATTCTTTag ATCCAGAAAGTTCATGGAAATGTACTCATTGCGAATTTTCAACCTCAGGATCAGCCGTTCGAAAAGTATTGCAAATTATACAAATGGAAGTAGATGCAGTAGAGGCCATCAGTGGTGCTGATGGAGCTGATGCTATTCAAGAAAGAGAAAcagttgcaaaaaaatatcgttcagTTTTACATCCTCGACATGCTTTTCTCACAATGTTgag aCATTCATTGACACAAATGTATGGTCGTGTGGAAGATTATCTTTTAGAAGATTTGCCAGATGTTGTATTAGAACACAAGATCGATATGTGTAAGCTATTACTTCAAGTACTCGACGTTATAGAACCTGGCTATTCTCGTATAAGAg gaaTGACATTGTATGAACTTCATGCACCCTTACTTTTTACTGCTAAAACGCAATGGAATGCCGAAGTGATTGATAAAGCTGCCTTGAAATCAAAAATGATAGAAGcttctaaaattttgaaagaagctGCAACGATTTTATGTTTTGAACCACCGGATACAGCGGAAGGCCAAATAGGTATCGTCGCTAAAGAATCTCTGGCTCAGCTTGAGGattcaatcaaaaatttataa
- the LOC107998888 gene encoding SET domain-containing protein SmydA-8-like isoform X2 translates to MVANKELEAGEEIVSEMPFIVGPKAATYPLCLSCYVSWPPTLNEKPLCSKCGWPVCSTECENQPQHKDYECQIFAQANEKFNVQAALEETNENGVPQLECITPLRLLLESEKNPERWKNEVKDMEAHNKIRNQKKQWKSDQINIVEYIRKQLKLERFSEEQIQTVCGILEINTFEVRTAKGFSARAIYPTVALMNHSCISNTCHSISPTDYKIRLRTTLKIPPGGELYGSYTHSLLPTMLRREHLLEGKNFACACARCSDPTELGTHMSSLKCNKCDNGIVLSLDSLDPESSWKCTHCEFSTSGSAVRKVLQIIQMEVDAVEAISGADGADAIQERETVAKKYRSVLHPRHAFLTMLRHSLTQMYGRVEDYLLEDLPDVVLEHKIDMCKLLLQVLDVIEPGYSRIRGMTLYELHAPLLFTAKTQWNAEVIDKAALKSKMIEASKILKEAATILCFEPPDTAEGQIGIVAKESLAQLEDSIKNL, encoded by the exons atggTAGCCAACAAGGAGTTAGAGGCAGGTGAAGAAATTGTTTCAGAAATGCCTTTTATAGTGGGACCAAAAGCAGCCACATATCCTTTATGTCTTTCTTGCTATGTATCATGGCCTCCAACATTGAATGAAAAACCTCTTTGTTCGAAATGTGGTTGGCCTGTTTGTTCAACAGAATGCGAGAACCAACCTCAACATAAAGATTATGAATGTCAG ATATTCGCACAAGCCAACGAGAAATTTAATGTACAGGCTGCTTTAGAAGAGACAAATGAAAATGGAGTACCACAATTAGAATGTATAACTCCATTGAGATTACTTTTGGAATCGGAAAAAAATCCAGAAAGATGGAAGAATGAAGTGAAGGACATGGAAgctcataataaaataagaaaccaAAAGAAACAGTGGAAATcagatcaaattaatattgtagaGTATATAAGAAAACAACTTAAATTAGAAag GTTCTCAGAAGAACAAATTCAAACAGTATGCGGAATCTTGGAAATTAATACTTTCGAAGTTCGAACAGCAAAAGGATTTAGCGCGAGAGCAATCTATCCTACAGTGGCTTTAATGAATCACTCGTGTATCTCTAACACTTGTCATAGCATTTCACCAACCGATTACaa AATACGATTGCGTACTACGCTCAAAATTCCTCCGGGTGGAGAACTTTACGGAAGTTATACACATTCGTTACTTCCAACGATGTTGAGAAGAGAACATCTTcttgaaggaaaaaatttcgcTTGTGCATGTGCAAGATGTTCAGATCCAACTGAACTTGGAACGCATATGTCTTCATTAAAATGCAATAAGTGTGATAATGGAATAGTGTTATCTTTGGATTCTTTag ATCCAGAAAGTTCATGGAAATGTACTCATTGCGAATTTTCAACCTCAGGATCAGCCGTTCGAAAAGTATTGCAAATTATACAAATGGAAGTAGATGCAGTAGAGGCCATCAGTGGTGCTGATGGAGCTGATGCTATTCAAGAAAGAGAAAcagttgcaaaaaaatatcgttcagTTTTACATCCTCGACATGCTTTTCTCACAATGTTgag aCATTCATTGACACAAATGTATGGTCGTGTGGAAGATTATCTTTTAGAAGATTTGCCAGATGTTGTATTAGAACACAAGATCGATATGTGTAAGCTATTACTTCAAGTACTCGACGTTATAGAACCTGGCTATTCTCGTATAAGAg gaaTGACATTGTATGAACTTCATGCACCCTTACTTTTTACTGCTAAAACGCAATGGAATGCCGAAGTGATTGATAAAGCTGCCTTGAAATCAAAAATGATAGAAGcttctaaaattttgaaagaagctGCAACGATTTTATGTTTTGAACCACCGGATACAGCGGAAGGCCAAATAGGTATCGTCGCTAAAGAATCTCTGGCTCAGCTTGAGGattcaatcaaaaatttataa